The genome window AGGGAAATCTATTCGTTTGAATGAATATGGACGAATTTTTTATGAAAAGGTGGGAAAGGCTTTAGATGATTTACAAGAGGCGAAAACAGAAATTCAAGAACTGGCTAATATTAGAGAAGATAGTGTAGCGATTAATGTAATGAATTCAAAACTATTGCCAAAATTATTTTATGATTTTTATAAAAAGCGCCCGAATGTTAAAATCCGACAGTATTTATTACCAGATAAATTAGCGCTCCAAAAATTAATTTGTGGTGAAATTGACTTAATGATTGTCATCAATCCTATAAAAGACGAAAGAATAGAGTGGGTTCCGTTATTTACAGAAGAAGTCTTTTTAGTAGTCCCGAAAAATCATCCGTTAGCTGCTAAAGAAAGTATTTCATTGATTGAGACAAAGGATGAAATGTTTATTTTGTCAGAAACAGGGCAAAATTTCCAAAAGTGACAGAAAATCAATTATTTGAAAGTGCAGGTTTTAAGCCGAATATTGCTTTTGAAGGTGAAGATTTATCGATTATTTTACAACTGGTGAACGAAGGAAAGGGCATCTCTTTTATTTTCAAATATTCATTTTTAGATCAGTATTTAGACAATGTAAAGATATTAAAAATTTCAAATCCTGATTGCTTTCAAACGGTAGGAATTGCTTGGAATAAAAAGAGAAAAAGTTCATTTGTCGTAAACAGTTTTCGTGATTTTGCTATTTCATTTTTAAAGGATAGTACAGAATAATGCTATACAACGAAAGAAGCCTTGCAAAAAAGCATGAATGTTTACAGAATTTAGATGTTCATGCTTTTAATTCATTGTAGGGATCTCTATTTAATTTTGTAATGGAATTCTACGTTGCTTAAGAAGATAAAGCTTTTTTGATAATTTTAACATCTGTCTCAAGGCGATCTACTACATGAAGCGGAGCTAATGGCAGGGTTGTTTATTTTTTGGAGGAAACGATTAAAAAGGGTCACTTACAGTCTAGTGACCCTGAACAAAACTAGATGGATTTAGTGAACTTATGGGGTTTTTCAGCTTTAATTGAAGCTACTTCTCCACAATTTTGACACAGAGTAAAAATAAGTGCAGAACCATTAGAAAAAACTTTGTCAACTGGTTTTAAAGCGGCATAACCATCGAGTTTACCCTCAGAAAATGAATCATTACCACAAGCCTTACAAATTAATTTATTGTTTTCCATAATATCACCCCGATATGTAATATATGTAAATTATAACATAAAAAACGACGATGTGTTATAGACGCTACAGCTAGTTTACAAAAATGGCCACTCGTTAAAGAGTAGCCTTCTTTTATGATATCCCTAGTAACTTTTTTATTAAAAAAGTATATTCTCTTTTCTTAGTACTGTACCAGAAATTAACCAAAGTAAATGATCTTCATTAAATTTTGTTCCAGATGACCATAAATTGCGCTGCTTCAGATTCAAGCGCAATTAGATGATCATCAGTAGAGGGTTCATCTGAAATTAATCGTCCTTTTTGGACATTTAAAATTGCAGGTTTTATATCAGGAGAATGCTCAATGGTGAAATCAGATTGATTTAATAGTGTCAAAGATGAGCGGCATTTATTTTTATCAATTCGTTCGTCCTTGCCTTTAAAATATAACTTGATTAAGTGTGGAACTCCATCAATCTTTAATCCAAGTTCTGGTGATGAACGTACAGTTAAATAGTCGCTATTCCAATTGGATTTGCCTGGGTCAAACCATTCAATTTCTTTATTTTTAATAAATTTTAAATGTGCTTTGACTGCCTCAAGGTAATTTCTTTGTTTAGCTTCAGAAACCTTGTTAGCAAGAGCAAGCAGGTAATCGTTACTAAATTCTTTCTCATGAAATTTTCGAATACCATCTCGTAAAGGTTTCCAGTAATCAAAAGCAGGGTTGTATTCATCTTGATATTTTATTTGTCTTACCATTGAGGTTTTACCAGTAACGCCTTTGAAAGTAAAGTCTGTAAATTGTGTAAGACCGATAGATACTTTTTTTGAAGACATTCATAACAGCTCCTTTTACAAATTAACGTCTATGAAAACCACTGTATTCACAACAAATCAATAAGCTGAAGGGTAAACATTTTATTCACCTAACTGGCAAACAATTCAAAACGATAAAATGATGAAAGCCTAAATATGCAACTGCATTATGTCTCTAGACAGAAAAAGGAGTATGGCTATATGCTAGATCGCTAAATACGCATCGAGTAGCGGCTGCCGAGAAGTGAAATGGAGACTTTCTATGATGGATTTCATGAAAATAATCAAGCAGCTATCGGTGCAGTAGAAGTTAAATGGATTATGGAAGATTATGATGTAGTGATTGAACGAGTATATGACATGATTCGTAGTTTAAGAAGCATGTTAGTCAGAAAATTGATGACATGGAGGTGGATGGGGTTTATTAACGGCCTGCAACAGTTTAAGTTATCGGCAATGATTGGTATAAGAGGTGGATCCAGAGGTTGGCCGAGATCAAAAATATAAAGTGATATGTGGGTTAATCATTATAGCATTGGTGTACCAATAATTATTACATGTGGGCAATAAAAAAGGGCCTAATCTTACGAGGGATTGTACAGCAAATTAGTTAAGAATAGCCTGGCAGATTCTTGAATTAAACAAAAAGCTGCCTAACAGTTACCTGTTAAACAGCACATGGATATTGTAAATATAAAACAAAAAACAGGAAAAATCAACAAATTTTTAGTTGTTTAGATTGCTTTTGTTAAACGAATTGCAAAGCCTAACTGGAAATGAATATTCTCACCAGTAAAATGTCAGTCACTGCGTCAACAATCGTAAACAATGCATAGCAATCAACAATCTCGAGAACAATGTAACCAATAAAGTGGCGGTGTGGACGTCGAAATTTGGCGCGAATAAATGATTGAAGTTCCATTTTTAGGAATGATAGAATAAGTGTTATAGACTGACTACTCCCACAGCTAAAACAGTTGGGTTCTTATATACTTAATAGAAGCGTTACAAAGCTCTCCACAGATGGTGTTGCCATGTCCTGTGTACAACATCTTTGATTTATCTTCTGTTCCATAAGACTTTCTTATTTACACAACTGATGTTGTGTTGGCAATAAGTTTTAACGAAGGCAGGTAGCTCTACCTACGGAGGAATACCCCTCACTTGATTTGTTGGATACCCATGCTAAGAGGGAATGTTTTCTTTACTTGTTTCAAGTCTTCTATATGTTGATTGTGTAACTCTAAAAAGGTAGTAAACGTTTTATTGCATAAGTCTTGATTAGTTTGTTGTAAATTTGGATCACTATTCATCAGTAAAAACGCACTATATAAATCTCGTTGTACGAAATGACTTCCAATTTGACTCCAACGTTGATGGAGTTTTTTCTTTTCATAACGATCCGTCACATGGTTATACTGACTGGCTCGAAAGGTTATCGTATTTACTTTCTGTATCGTTTGCTTTGTGTAACCTAATTTTTGATGGATGATTTCCACTAGCATGGCTGGGGCATGATTCCCAATGCTTTTTCCAAAACGCTTTTTAGATTGGATTTTGCCCTGTATAGTTGTTTTGGTTTCTTTTGCACGTTTTGCCAATCCTTTAAAATGCATGGTTTCGATGTACACCTCATCGCCAAGAGACAAGATTTTATTTGCTAACGCACCATGTTTTTCTTTGATGTAGGAAGCTTTCTTTCTATATAATTCTTTTACTTGTTCTTTTGTTTTTTGATAGTTTTTACTA of Lysinibacillus agricola contains these proteins:
- a CDS encoding LysR family transcriptional regulator — encoded protein: MQITQLEYFIVVARLEHMSQAALELEVSQSSLSKTIARLEDDIGVPLFDRKGKSIRLNEYGRIFYEKVGKALDDLQEAKTEIQELANIREDSVAINVMNSKLLPKLFYDFYKKRPNVKIRQYLLPDKLALQKLICGEIDLMIVINPIKDERIEWVPLFTEEVFLVVPKNHPLAAKESISLIETKDEMFILSETGQNFQK
- a CDS encoding LysR substrate-binding domain-containing protein, with protein sequence MTENQLFESAGFKPNIAFEGEDLSIILQLVNEGKGISFIFKYSFLDQYLDNVKILKISNPDCFQTVGIAWNKKRKSSFVVNSFRDFAISFLKDSTE